CCAATTTTGCGCGACTCGCGCCGGTGAAAAATGGGTTGATAACAGTCCCGATGACGCTCGGCGACATCGAGGAAGTGCAGGGATACGTCGCTGCTGAGGCAAATCATACGAAAGATAAAAAGGTTGAGAAGGAGTTGAACCGATTGTTTTTCAAACTGCAAACCTATCTGGATGAATATGAAGAGGAATGAAGCCCCATGACCTTACGCGGACTGTCGCAGGATTTCGACGAATGGCCGGAACGATGGATGGGTACGAAGGAAGACCGTGAATACGGGAAGAAGCTGCTCCCTTTCATGGAGGAGTTTCTGAGGGAGACAAAGACGTTATGAGCATAAATCGCAACGATCTGGTCATTCAAATGCAGAAAGCATCTGCGATATTGTTGGAGGAGAAGGGCTATGCCAGCTTCGTGGATGTCCTCATGCGCATGGGGCGATTGACGAAGGAAGATCACGACGCCTGGAGGTTCGGCAGAACGTCTTGTCTTGAGCGCGTTACTACGGTGAATTTGGCGAAGATCAATCATTTGCTTAGGGCATTTCAGCAGCGCGCTCGAGCCAGCGGTCTGCGCCCGAGTAAAACAGTGTACCTTTCGTGGGGCAAGGGGCAGAAAAGGCAACTCCGGTTTTCAAAGTCGGGAACGCCGAATATCGAGGAGGCCTATGCCACGCACTTCCTGAAGCCGGAAGAGGGTGAGTGATGGGTTTGGTGAAGAGCAAACGGCCGGCGAAAAAGGGAAAAAAGAAAGAACCGGCACGCGAACAGCGCATCTCCATGGAGATCGTCGTTGACGCCTATGATGCCTGGGAGCAGGCTATGGGCTGGTACTACTATTTAGAGGACAACTTGAAATTCCCTTTCCCGGCAACGTGCGTCAAGAAGAGAGATATTTCTCCACTCAAGCTCAAGGAAAATGTGGAGATCGTGGGTATGCCGCCTATAGATGAGTGCGAACGGGAGATGTTCGTTTCCATAACGTGGGAAGGCCGTCGATTCGCCGTTCCCTTGGATCAACTGCAGTGTGAGTGCCGCGACAAAAAAACCAAACAGGCCATCGAAGACCGGCATTACTGGGTAAAGCAGGGCTATCAGTTTGGATGAGTCCGGACATGATCTCACGATTGAGGCGACGGTATATTCATGGCGGACATAAAAGCGGCACGAATACGCATCGCAAAGGTCTTCGGGACAGAGGAAGCGCCTGAAGTAAACAGGAAGAGCCTGCTGATATATCGCGCCTATTTGCTACAACGCCTGGATCAAACAGCGGTCATAACCGGGCGTGAGGACTTTCTGTGGGAAGAGTTTTATGTATTCGGTCCCGGCGAGAAAGACAAATATGAGAAGCTGAAAAAGAAACGGGCTTCGTATACTGATGAATTCGAACTGATCGACATCCTGGGAAAGATCGTGGAAGAACGCGATTTGATCGCGAGGGTGAAACGCTTATCAGACGGAAAAACATTCGATATCGGCCTGTCGTGGTTGACGGCGAAGGAGAAAAAGACGGGTACCTATCAGTTGTTTGACGATTTTGCGACATGGGTGGTCAACTGGTAAAGAGGGAACAATATGATAAGTGATGACTATGGTGAACGCAGAAAGAAATTGAAGGTTAACATCCCGGAACTTGCCTCAGAAATGGATCTCGGAAATAATCCTGAGCTTACCGCTTATCTCGACACCGAGACCGGCGAGATCATCAGCATGCCCGATAACGTGATGCGGGCTGCCGAGGAAGGCGGCGATGCGGTCGCTGACCTCGCCGACTGGGAGCAGGAACTCCTCCAAGCAGCGGAAAGCATCTTCGGCGACGACAAGAACCGGTTTCTTGAGATACCACGCCGGGAGTCATATGAGGGGTACAATCTCATGGTTGCCTTCGCCGAAACCGTCCGCAGCAAAGGGCTCAGGGAAAAGCTCGACATCGCCCTTGATGGGAAAGGCGCGTTCCAAAGGTTCAGAAACGTATTGAATGATCATCCGGATGAACTGGCCCGTTGGTATGCGTACAAAGAGGAATGCATGCGGGAAGAGGCAGTCCAGTGGCTTATCGTGAACGGAATTGAGCCGGTACAGCGGAAACAATAAGGACGGTGAGTGTAAGGCAAGTGTGCCCGGCGCCCATTAGAGTCGCCGTCTCTAACGGGGCAGGCCTTGAATTTTTCAAGAATTTATTGAAGAAGAGGCTCCTTAATGGTATGTTGCCTTCAATGGTCATCAAGTAATCATAGAAGGGAGGATGGTTAGGATGGAGCCCATATTAGATCCGGAACCAGGCGGCAAGAAGAGAAGCGTGAGAAGTTCAAAAAATCGAAAAAGCAGGCCGATCAAATTGAAGATATCGAAGACGCAAAAACCGGATGATCTTGGTCTTGAGGAATGGCAGAGGGCGCTGAGAAAACAATATGGTGAGCAGCAGAAGTTTACGCTCGAAAACCGAGGAGATCATCCCTTGTTCTCGGAATTTCAACTGACCAATCCCGAATCGGGGAAGACCTATAAGATCGCCATTCGAGGAGATGCTCCGGGCATCAATTTCTGCTCCTGCCCCGATTACAAGGTGAATAATCTTGGGACGTGCAAGCATATCGAGTTCACCCTGTCCAAACTCACGAAAAAAAGAGGGGCAAAGAAGGCGTTCAAAGAGGTCTATACGCCCCCCTACTCCGAGGTCTATTTGAGCTATGGGCTCAAGAGGGAGGTCCGGTTCAAGGCAGGGAGCAATGCGCCGGCGGAGCTGCTTTCTCTGGCGGAGACTTTTTTTGATTCCGAGGGAACTCTCAAAGAGGAACAGATCCTTGATTTTCACCGGTTTCTCAATGGGACCCCGAAAAACAACGGGCATGAAGTCCGATGCTATGATGATGTCATGGCCTATGTCGCTGAACACCAGGATGCCGAACACCGGAGAAGAGTGATTAAGGCGCAACTAAAAGAAGGGATCCGGAGCCCGATTCTCAAAAATATTCTGAAGACCGAACTGTACTCGTACCAGCGGGAAGGGGCATTGTTCGCAGTCCAGGCCGGGCGGTGCCTGATCGGTGATGACATGGGATTGGGAAAGACCATTCAGGCCCTGGCGGCCGCCGAGTTGATGGCTGAATTATTTCATATCCAGAAGGTTTTGATTATTTCTCCGACCTCTCTGAAGCACCAGTGGAAAATGGAGATAGGAAAATTCAGCGGCCGGAAGGTTGAGGTGATTGAGGGGATGAACCACCAAAGGAAACAGGTCTACCTCAATGACTCTTTCTACAAGATCCTCAATTATGAACTGGTTTATCGCGATATGGAGAAGATCAGGGAGTGGGCCCCGGACCTGATCATCCTCGACGAGGCGCAGCGGATCAAGAATTGGAAGACCCGGACCGCGAAGTGCGTCAAACAGTTGGACTCCACCTTCGCCATGGTGTTGACCGGAACACCCATAGAAAACAGGATCGAAGAACTGCACTCGATCATGGAATTTATCGACCGTTGGCGCCTTGGCCCATTATACCGTTTTATACATGCCCACAGAATCACGGACCCGGGCGGGAAGGTGATCGGATACCGGGACCTGCAATCGGTCAGGGAGTCCTTGAAGAACGTCATGGTCCGGAGAAAAAAACAAGAAGTGCTTAAAGAGCTTCCTGAGCGGATCCAAAAGAATTTCTTTGTGAAGATGACAAAAGAACAAAGTGTGATCCATGATGATCATTACGAGATTGTGGTAAAACTGGTCGCCAAATGGAGGCGCTACAAGTTTCTGTGCGAGGCGGATCATAGGCGTCTGCTGATCGCTTTGAACACGATGCGAATGGCTGCAGACAATACCTATCTGGTCGACAAAAAAACGATCCATGGCCCCAAGATCGAGGAGCTGGAACTCCTCCTCAAAGAGATTGTCATCGAAGGCGGAGAAAAGGTCGTGATCTTCAGCCAGTGGCTTCGGATGACGGAATTAGTGGAACGGGTTCTTGAAAGGAACGGGATCGCGTATGCGCATCTGAACGGGAGCATCCCTTCAAAACAGAGAGCGG
The Nitrospirae bacterium CG2_30_53_67 genome window above contains:
- a CDS encoding calcium-binding protein, producing the protein MEIVVDAYDAWEQAMGWYYYLEDNLKFPFPATCVKKRDISPLKLKENVEIVGMPPIDECEREMFVSITWEGRRFAVPLDQLQCECRDKKTKQAIEDRHYWVKQGYQFG